A single genomic interval of Pyrus communis chromosome 7, drPyrComm1.1, whole genome shotgun sequence harbors:
- the LOC137739656 gene encoding phytoene synthase 2, chloroplastic-like, translating to MSGVLLWVVSPKENASSLLGLMPRICTPRRSKFCPKLGFSSRVLAYSGAVVNPARSSEEKVYEVVLRQAALVKEQSTVKRKSLDLDERIVTEGLDNWDLLDKAYDRCGEVCAEYAKTFYLGTLLMTPERRRAVWAIYVWCRRTDELVDGPNASYITPKALDRWEKRLTDLFEGRPYDMYDAALSDTVTKYPVDIQPFRDMVEGMRLDLRKSRYQNFDELYLYCYYVAGTVGLMSVPVMGICPESKASTESVYNAALALGIANQLTNILRDVGEDARRGRVYLPQDELAQAGLSDDDIFLGKVTDKWQSFMKGQIKRARMFFDEAEKGVSELNSASRWPVWASLLLYRQILDAIEANGYDNFTKRAYVGKAKKFVSLPVAYGRAIIGPSNLTKQLVPR from the exons ATGTCAGGTGTTCTTCTTTGGGTGGTGAGCCCCAAAGAGAATGCCAGCTCCCTGCTGGGTCTGATGCCCAGAATTTGCACCCCAAGGAGGTCTAAATTCTGCCCAAAGCTGGGATTTTCAAGTAGGGTTTTGGCCTACTCGGGTGCAGTTGTAAACCCAGCAAGATCTTCAGAAGAGAAGGTGTATGAAGTGGTGCTGAGGCAGGCTGCGCTAGTGAAAGAACAGAGCACGGTAAAAAGGAAATCTTTGGATTTGGATGAACGGATTGTAACTGAAGGTTTGGACAACTGGGATTTACTGGATAAGGCTTATGATCGGTGTGGTGAAGTCTGTGCTGAGTATGCCAAGACTTTTTACCTGG GCACATTGCTCATGACACCGGAGCGGCGACGAGCTGTTTGGGCAATCTATG TGTGGTGCAGAAGGACAGATGAACTAGTGGATGGACCTAATGCTTCATACATTACACCCAAAGCTCTTGACAGATGGGAGAAAAGACTGACTGATCTCTTTGAAGGCCGACCTTACGATATGTATGATGCTGCTCTATCTGATACTGTCACCAAGTACCCTGTTGACATTCAG CCCTTCAGAGACATGGTAGAAGGAATGAGATTAGACTTGAGGAAGTCAAGATACCAGAACTTTGATGAACTTTACCTTTACTGCTACTATGTTGCTGGAACTGTTGGATTGATGAGTGTTCCGGTAATGGGGATATGCCCAGAATCAAAGGCCTCAACAGAAAGCGTTTACAATGCTGCATTGGCCCTTGGAATTGCTAATCAGCTCACTAACATTCTCAGAGATGTTGGAGAAGA TGCTAGGAGAGGAAGAGTATATCTCCCCCAAGATGAGCTTGCCCAAGCGGGCCTATCAGACGATGACATCTTTCTCGGGAAGGTGACTGACAAGTGGCAAAGTTTCATGAAGGGACAAATAAAGAGAGCTAGGATGTTCTTTGATGAGGCTGAGAAGGGTGTCTCAGAGCTCAACTCAGCTAGTAGATGGCCAGTATGGGCATCTTTGTTGCTGTATAGGCAGATTCTAGATGCAATTGAAGCAAATGGTTATGACAATTTCACAAAAAGGGCTTATGTGGGAAAAGCAAAGAAGTTTGTATCATTGCCTGTGGCATATGGAAGAGCCATTATAGGACCCTCTAACTTAACTAAGCAGTTGGTGCCTAGATGA
- the LOC137740499 gene encoding uncharacterized protein, protein MGLLPQQKITSALRMLACGAFADQVDEIMRMGKSTILKSLMRFCGASESIYTAEYLWKPTNMDLQRLLKKAEMRGFPGMIGSIDCMHWTWKKCPSAWQGAYGNRKRAKMFNDVRQGKAPKVTYCVNGYMYDGSYYLADGIYPRWSTFVKTVPCPRNAKEKHFASCQDGCRKDVERCFRILKAR, encoded by the exons atgggtctccttcctcagcaaaaaattacatctgccttgcggatgcttgcatgtGGAGCAtttgcagaccaagtggatgagataatgaggatggggaaatcaaccattcttaagtccttgatgaggttttgcggagcaagcgaatctatctacaccgcagaGTACCTCTGGaaacctacaaacatggacttgcaaaggcttctgaagaaagccgagatgcgtggttttcctgggatgattggaagcattgattgtatgcactggacgtggaaaaaatgtccaagtgcatggcaaggcgcttatgGGAATAGAAAaagagcaaaaa tgttcaacgatgtccgccaaggaaaggcaccaaaagtcacgtatTGCGTCAATGGATATATGTACGACGGGTCATACTACTTAGCAGacggcatttacccaaggtggtcaacatttgtcaaaacagtgccatgTCCGCgaaatgcaaaggaaaaacactttgcaagttGTCAAGACGGGTGCAGGAaagatgtggagcgttgttttcGTATCCTCAAAGCTCGTTGA
- the LOC137740500 gene encoding uncharacterized protein: protein MARMFMKMMQKKCPKRPSLNKRRVRPVIQLGLNVRRLKKEKGVLPRMIMQKYMEELTRQGELTLVRVAKYEADKAREEAIATAIEREFQANERERELLRQEREHVREERMVQRDREILNMPLQGKSPNSKFFWKSEKANVVRMRRAREARARQDGPSTTREDHPSTTNWLNDDEYSSFCNRSP from the coding sequence ATGgctcgcatgttcatgaagatgatgcagaagaagtgcccgaaacgcccctccctgaacaagcgtcgagttcgacccgttatccaattaggcctcaacgTAAGAAggcttaaaaaagaaaagggagtgcttccaagaatgattatgcaaaagtacatggaagaacttactcgccaaggtgaattgactttggtgcGGGTGGCAaaatatgaggctgataaggctagagaggaggCAATAGCTACGgctattgagagagaatttcaagctaatgagagagaaagagagctacttaggcaagaaagggaacatgttagagaagaaagaatggttcAACGAGATCGTGAGATATTGAACATGCCTTTacaagggaagtctccaaattctaaatttttttggaagtcagagaaagcgaATGTGGTGCGAATGAGacgtgcaagagaagcgagagcaagacaagatggtcctagcaccacaagagaagatcatcctagcaccacaaattggttaaatGATGATGAATATAGTAGTTTTTGTAATCgaagcccataa